The Halobaculum sp. MBLA0143 genome includes a region encoding these proteins:
- a CDS encoding DUF4135 domain-containing protein, producing MTCDDSGDSTALDDPTARRVAGRARTLHDRLTDTTTSAVDGTWTVGAEVVADWEAQFRTGREFERRLDALGLDRSTCVELVAHDRLSADATLPPWVDRLRAMLSGLTEPSRVERRTGPFTELAAAVAAYAADQLDDDDTAGLASGAVDRLQRWLRERIERWLWQPPLASFRENVSDDDDPSTVRPAFLSFLFDGGFARLCVEYPVYARLLVAHVDDWLATVRRVARRVRTDRNRLADTFGTGPLETVTAVEPLDDAETGNGGATLRVTFDDRLSVAYKPRPVDADATFYHTVDRVFGAVGWSARTPAVLDCGTHGWVEWIDAEPCADRAAVRRYYRRVGGLACIAYLLGSRDLTVTNVVAAGEHPVVIDAETAVAPAVEPRRRPTPTGVTGLCHRSVLSTLLIPYCTGHPYESADDTVVQTAGVLSVETTGRLNDTRPTFDRLGTGEVIVGRTRRSVSTAHAAPVVDGEPQSVEPYVSAVVEGFRRVHRAVVTDDTLVSPAEFDETTVRYVYRGNQDRLRDRLGRLDTLADGATYGRVVDELAVSLSGDRVAAPPWGIVDAERRAIERFRTPRFVAAGDEREVKTPDGDSVLTAAVSGVTAARRRTEETDAADSRRQIELIRGGVGQTPAPVGQPAADVDGAASEAEIRSAVARQATVLRTTAVADGHGGWTWGCLSPASSDGRLTVGTVDDSVAVGRAGVAAFFAAAGSVLDRDTTTAVRKTLALSVSETDGADNPADDEATARRVDCHDTLAVARIARALAVTADLIGDGEIREAAVELATTVDATEVDTVGESAGVADALATVADLTDTGGVRETAVECAAELETPRTATRRRLPPVPGSHGVGVVAERFGYSGEVPTPVAGPVIDRTNTDDRWTGNAARVARALAAGDPALARHRAEQLVSLRRRGEFRSAARTEAVPDPTFAYGGAGIGYTLCRTLSSDPPPRLLVL from the coding sequence GTGACGTGCGACGACAGCGGCGACAGTACAGCGCTCGACGACCCGACGGCCCGGCGGGTTGCCGGGCGCGCTCGGACACTCCACGACCGACTGACGGACACAACGACATCGGCCGTCGACGGCACCTGGACGGTTGGAGCCGAAGTCGTCGCCGACTGGGAGGCACAGTTCCGCACGGGTCGGGAGTTCGAGCGACGGCTCGACGCGCTCGGCCTCGACCGGTCCACCTGTGTCGAACTCGTCGCTCACGACCGGCTGTCGGCAGACGCGACGCTCCCGCCGTGGGTCGACCGGCTGCGAGCGATGCTGTCCGGTCTGACGGAGCCATCGAGAGTCGAGAGACGGACAGGACCGTTCACGGAACTCGCGGCGGCCGTCGCGGCCTATGCCGCCGATCAGCTAGATGACGACGACACGGCGGGACTGGCGTCCGGCGCGGTCGATCGGCTCCAGCGGTGGCTCCGGGAGCGGATTGAACGCTGGCTGTGGCAGCCGCCGTTGGCGTCGTTCCGTGAGAACGTGTCGGACGACGACGATCCGTCGACAGTGCGGCCGGCGTTCCTCTCTTTTCTGTTCGACGGCGGGTTCGCCCGGCTCTGCGTCGAGTACCCCGTCTACGCCAGGCTGCTCGTCGCACACGTCGACGACTGGCTGGCAACGGTGCGGCGGGTCGCCAGACGGGTCCGTACGGATCGCAATCGCCTCGCAGACACGTTCGGGACGGGGCCTCTGGAGACCGTGACGGCAGTTGAGCCACTAGACGACGCCGAGACTGGCAACGGCGGTGCGACACTTCGGGTGACGTTCGACGACCGACTCTCGGTCGCGTACAAGCCGCGTCCCGTCGACGCAGACGCGACGTTCTACCACACCGTCGATCGAGTGTTCGGGGCAGTCGGGTGGTCGGCCAGAACACCGGCCGTGCTCGACTGCGGGACACACGGCTGGGTGGAGTGGATCGACGCAGAGCCGTGTGCCGACCGGGCGGCCGTACGGCGGTACTACAGGCGTGTCGGTGGGCTGGCGTGTATCGCCTACCTACTTGGATCGCGTGACCTCACCGTCACGAACGTGGTTGCAGCCGGCGAACACCCGGTCGTGATCGACGCCGAAACTGCCGTCGCGCCGGCGGTCGAGCCGCGGCGTCGGCCGACGCCGACGGGGGTAACGGGGCTGTGTCACCGATCAGTGTTGTCGACGCTCCTGATTCCGTACTGCACTGGACACCCGTACGAGTCGGCGGACGACACGGTCGTCCAGACGGCTGGCGTACTGAGCGTGGAGACGACGGGGCGACTCAACGACACTCGGCCGACGTTCGATCGACTCGGCACGGGCGAAGTGATCGTCGGACGGACTCGGCGGTCGGTGTCGACGGCTCACGCGGCGCCAGTCGTCGACGGAGAGCCGCAGTCGGTGGAGCCGTACGTGTCGGCCGTCGTCGAGGGATTCCGCCGCGTTCACCGCGCTGTCGTCACCGACGATACGCTCGTGTCGCCAGCGGAGTTCGACGAGACGACGGTCAGATACGTCTACCGAGGGAACCAAGACCGGCTCCGCGACAGGCTCGGTCGACTCGACACGCTCGCAGACGGGGCCACCTACGGTCGAGTGGTGGACGAGCTCGCTGTTTCGCTGTCGGGTGACAGAGTCGCCGCCCCGCCGTGGGGGATCGTAGACGCAGAGCGACGGGCGATCGAACGGTTCCGGACGCCGCGGTTCGTCGCCGCCGGTGACGAGCGGGAGGTGAAGACACCGGACGGCGATTCCGTTCTCACGGCGGCTGTGAGCGGGGTCACGGCCGCACGGAGGCGAACCGAGGAGACGGACGCCGCCGACAGCCGGCGGCAGATAGAGCTGATCCGTGGCGGCGTAGGCCAGACACCCGCACCAGTCGGCCAACCCGCGGCCGATGTGGACGGAGCGGCGTCCGAGGCGGAGATCCGCTCGGCTGTCGCTCGTCAGGCCACAGTGTTGCGGACGACAGCAGTCGCCGACGGTCACGGGGGGTGGACGTGGGGCTGTCTCTCGCCTGCGTCGTCGGACGGTCGTCTCACTGTCGGGACTGTCGACGACTCGGTGGCAGTCGGACGGGCGGGTGTGGCGGCCTTCTTCGCTGCTGCTGGCTCGGTGCTCGATCGGGACACGACGACTGCGGTGCGGAAGACACTCGCTTTGTCGGTCTCGGAAACGGACGGGGCGGACAATCCAGCCGACGACGAGGCCACAGCTCGTCGGGTCGACTGCCACGACACGCTCGCAGTCGCTCGGATCGCTCGTGCGCTTGCGGTGACGGCCGACCTGATCGGTGACGGCGAGATACGCGAGGCGGCGGTCGAGTTGGCGACCACAGTCGACGCGACCGAGGTGGACACTGTCGGGGAGTCGGCTGGGGTCGCGGACGCGCTCGCAACGGTCGCCGATCTGACAGACACCGGCGGCGTTCGGGAGACAGCAGTCGAGTGTGCCGCCGAGTTAGAGACGCCGAGAACAGCGACACGACGGCGGCTGCCGCCGGTACCTGGTAGTCACGGCGTCGGAGTCGTAGCCGAGAGGTTCGGCTACTCCGGGGAGGTACCGACACCGGTCGCTGGGCCGGTGATCGATCGGACGAACACGGACGATCGCTGGACTGGCAACGCCGCCCGAGTCGCCCGAGCGCTCGCGGCCGGCGATCCGGCACTCGCCCGCCACCGAGCCGAACAGTTGGTGTCACTCCGCCGTCGAGGTGAGTTTCGGTCTGCCGCCCGAACCGAAGCGGTGCCCGACCCGACGTTCGCGTACGGCGGCGCTGGCATCGGGTACACCCTGTGTCGCACGCTGTCGTCCGACCCGCCCCCGAGATTGTTAGTGCTATAG
- a CDS encoding DUF2268 domain-containing putative Zn-dependent protease (predicted Zn-dependent protease with a strongly conserved HExxH motif), producing the protein MAGDEFELEVATEAELASLTDTVRQTLMACIETAPPAERPVVRLFPLSALANHDHVVGSETRRQRIQTLFRERLSGVGGATTDDGVWIYVDTAVDGHREALANAVAHEYAHARRHVSTSRLADRLVDEGLAQCFEAAITDQQPPQTEWATVADAERLLQAVVDRIESRDPAVHRRVLYGSFDDNDVFVPGAGYVLAHEVVARSGLTSEHPWSTALSTPTHRFFEETTFPP; encoded by the coding sequence GTGGCTGGAGACGAATTCGAACTCGAAGTGGCGACCGAAGCGGAGCTCGCGTCACTGACGGACACCGTCAGGCAGACGCTGATGGCGTGTATCGAGACCGCGCCACCGGCGGAGAGACCCGTCGTCAGGCTCTTTCCGTTGTCGGCGCTCGCCAATCACGACCACGTCGTCGGGAGCGAGACACGACGCCAGCGCATTCAGACGCTGTTTCGAGAACGGCTGTCGGGTGTCGGTGGAGCGACGACCGACGACGGCGTGTGGATCTACGTCGACACGGCGGTCGACGGCCACCGCGAGGCGCTGGCGAACGCCGTCGCACACGAGTACGCTCACGCCCGCCGGCACGTCAGTACCAGTCGGCTGGCCGACCGGCTCGTCGACGAGGGGCTCGCACAGTGCTTCGAGGCTGCCATCACGGATCAGCAGCCGCCACAGACGGAGTGGGCGACTGTCGCCGACGCCGAGCGACTGCTCCAGGCAGTCGTGGACCGTATCGAGAGCCGAGATCCAGCGGTCCACCGGCGAGTTCTGTACGGCAGCTTCGACGACAACGACGTGTTCGTCCCCGGCGCAGGCTACGTTCTCGCACACGAGGTCGTCGCCAGGAGTGGACTCACGAGCGAGCACCCGTGGTCGACGGCGCTGTCAACACCGACACACCGGTTCTTCGAGGAGACGACGTTCCCGCCGTAG
- a CDS encoding YcaO-like family protein, which translates to MIDRLQSESDPTAAHGLAISDRTGIVTRTVETDLSHLFDGYLVVRSVVSDLTALFDTSKQLTTGGAAVEHSRQQARDRAVGEALERYSIERPPTETVVGTAETVDGALWWEPHTDAQYDDSALFSCRPTPNDEREWIGVTHIRDGTTRRVPASTVYLGASGYGPLKEATSTGAACHTTLPRAVLGGLLEAIERDAAAISLLNGLPRQRLSTRVVADAAPARFAALSDAGLNVTVVDVTSDLPVPSYFAFATDGTWLSVGGSCHPLAETAVSEALEEVMHTYYSLREVYDVEPDDVADPTALERLNHHLMYYQGDRRRILLDRVPDETVSLRSDLCHRDATTPELLASVVDCLDDAGIDTYFHETTSGDLREIGVRTAAVVAPELVDINARYNARQLGCDRLYTVPERLSYEAGLVDEPHPIP; encoded by the coding sequence GTGATTGATCGTCTACAGTCGGAGTCCGACCCAACAGCGGCCCACGGGCTGGCGATCAGTGACCGCACGGGTATCGTCACCCGGACGGTCGAGACTGACCTCTCTCACCTGTTCGACGGCTACCTCGTCGTGCGATCAGTCGTCTCCGATCTGACGGCATTGTTCGACACGAGCAAACAGTTGACCACGGGCGGTGCAGCAGTTGAGCACAGCCGACAGCAGGCGCGTGACCGAGCGGTTGGTGAGGCACTCGAACGGTACTCTATCGAACGTCCTCCCACTGAAACCGTCGTCGGTACGGCCGAGACGGTCGACGGAGCACTCTGGTGGGAGCCACACACGGACGCCCAGTACGACGACAGTGCACTGTTCAGTTGCCGGCCCACACCGAACGACGAGCGGGAGTGGATCGGCGTCACTCACATCCGAGACGGGACCACACGTCGGGTCCCTGCGAGCACTGTCTACCTCGGAGCCTCCGGGTACGGCCCACTGAAGGAGGCGACGAGCACCGGAGCGGCCTGCCACACGACGCTCCCGCGAGCAGTTCTCGGTGGACTTCTGGAGGCGATCGAACGTGACGCCGCGGCCATCTCGTTGCTCAACGGGCTCCCAAGACAGCGACTCTCGACCCGGGTCGTCGCCGACGCTGCCCCCGCCCGGTTCGCGGCGTTGTCGGACGCCGGATTGAACGTCACCGTCGTCGATGTCACTTCCGACCTCCCTGTGCCGTCGTACTTCGCGTTCGCAACCGACGGCACCTGGCTCAGTGTCGGCGGCAGCTGTCACCCGTTGGCCGAAACCGCCGTCTCGGAGGCGCTCGAAGAGGTGATGCACACCTACTACAGCCTGCGGGAGGTGTACGACGTCGAGCCGGACGACGTGGCCGACCCGACAGCACTCGAAAGATTGAATCACCACCTGATGTACTACCAGGGCGACCGCCGACGGATTCTCCTCGACCGCGTGCCCGACGAGACGGTGTCGCTCCGTTCTGACCTCTGTCACCGGGACGCCACGACACCAGAGTTGCTCGCAAGTGTCGTCGACTGCCTCGACGACGCGGGCATCGACACGTACTTCCACGAGACGACATCTGGAGACCTCCGTGAGATCGGGGTGAGGACTGCTGCCGTCGTCGCGCCGGAGTTGGTCGACATCAACGCTCGGTACAACGCCAGACAGCTCGGCTGCGATCGGCTGTACACCGTTCCAGAGCGGCTCAGCTACGAGGCGGGGCTCGTCGACGAGCCCCATCCGATACCGTGA
- a CDS encoding methyl-accepting chemotaxis protein, which produces MQGLIARIRGQYAAKLLVVFALIAVLVGGFSLGAAQAVSDTAASDARAGLSATATDRATAVEQWAAGIEAETARLATRPAVTEGSTAEIEAVLSRYGTDTSPGVVGVVYLADGDVVASTDGVTLPTAVADAAAGGQGYTESFQQSDRRLVGYAHAAGDGTIVTVVDPTRAVPAAGGDAQRTLLVDDTTVVGAVGADAAGATLASGVDLDTSGTNGADGGAADHDGATVQRVTGDILVDDTAGGAGDASAAGDTSGASGDQFVAAASVGDAPWTLVVAGATQTGTGSLAVSAIGGVALLALVSLLLFGSTVGSTTVIQTSDLEHRAGRVADGELDVEFPTRRADEFGVVRDSMDQMRKGLIEKIEAAESAQTDAERERQRAETLSTAVGEIAEDYASELERAADGDLTVRVDVTGSADDTDADAIQDMRRIGEAVNTLLAEYESRVREVSAFADDVATASRDMTDATEEATAISSEMSEQLSDIQTDASQQRDEIAGLESEIDQLSATAEEVAATASEVETVSQTAAEAAREGASSAERALSELDETVATINDTVGAIDELADRVDQVTAVVETIAGIADETDMLAVNATIEAAHAGSGNGGDGFAVVAEEVKSLAEETKESAAEIESQLEAIREQTATAVESADEADATVSEASETIQTALGRLDDIRDSVEQTDDSVSEIARAIEEQAESTQTASSVARDVREISERTAADADESAAAASEQTEIIRTVAELSDSVADDADDLTASLADLTVSDGDGTTSRTGRAGSPVTVDDD; this is translated from the coding sequence ATGCAGGGGTTGATCGCTCGTATCAGGGGACAGTACGCGGCAAAGTTGCTCGTCGTATTCGCACTGATCGCGGTTCTCGTCGGGGGGTTCTCGTTGGGGGCAGCACAGGCGGTGTCCGACACAGCAGCGTCCGACGCCCGAGCGGGGCTGTCTGCGACGGCGACGGACCGTGCGACGGCAGTCGAGCAGTGGGCCGCTGGGATCGAGGCGGAGACAGCCAGGCTGGCGACGCGGCCGGCGGTGACCGAGGGGTCGACGGCGGAGATCGAGGCGGTGTTGTCGCGGTACGGGACAGACACGTCGCCGGGCGTCGTCGGGGTCGTCTACCTCGCGGACGGTGACGTGGTCGCGTCGACGGACGGTGTGACACTCCCGACCGCGGTCGCGGACGCCGCCGCCGGGGGCCAGGGGTACACGGAGTCGTTCCAGCAGAGTGACCGTAGGCTCGTCGGCTACGCCCACGCCGCCGGCGACGGAACGATCGTGACCGTCGTCGACCCGACGCGGGCCGTGCCGGCGGCCGGCGGCGACGCACAGCGGACCCTCCTCGTCGACGACACGACCGTCGTCGGGGCCGTCGGCGCCGACGCCGCCGGCGCGACGCTCGCGTCCGGGGTCGACCTCGATACGAGCGGCACGAACGGTGCGGACGGCGGCGCAGCCGACCACGACGGGGCGACGGTCCAGCGCGTCACCGGCGACATCCTCGTGGACGACACGGCGGGCGGCGCGGGCGACGCGAGCGCTGCGGGCGACACGAGCGGCGCGAGCGGCGACCAGTTCGTCGCGGCAGCGTCGGTCGGCGACGCGCCGTGGACGCTCGTCGTGGCCGGCGCGACACAGACGGGCACGGGGAGTCTCGCCGTCTCCGCCATCGGCGGCGTGGCGTTGCTCGCGCTCGTGAGTCTCCTCCTGTTCGGGAGCACCGTCGGGTCGACGACGGTGATCCAGACGTCGGACCTGGAGCACCGGGCGGGCCGCGTCGCGGACGGGGAACTCGACGTGGAGTTCCCGACCCGGCGGGCAGACGAGTTCGGTGTCGTCCGGGACAGCATGGACCAGATGCGGAAGGGACTGATAGAGAAGATCGAAGCGGCAGAGTCGGCACAGACGGACGCCGAACGGGAGCGACAGCGTGCAGAGACGCTGTCGACGGCAGTCGGAGAGATCGCCGAAGACTACGCGAGCGAACTAGAGCGGGCCGCGGACGGTGACCTCACCGTTCGGGTGGACGTGACCGGGTCGGCGGACGACACGGACGCAGACGCCATCCAGGATATGCGACGGATCGGGGAGGCGGTCAACACACTCCTCGCGGAGTACGAGTCGCGGGTGCGCGAGGTGTCGGCGTTCGCCGACGACGTGGCGACGGCGAGCCGCGACATGACGGACGCCACCGAGGAGGCGACGGCGATCTCCAGTGAGATGTCCGAGCAGTTGAGTGACATCCAGACGGACGCCAGCCAGCAGCGCGACGAGATCGCCGGCCTGGAGTCGGAGATCGACCAGCTGTCGGCGACGGCAGAGGAGGTGGCGGCGACGGCTTCCGAGGTGGAGACGGTGTCGCAGACGGCTGCGGAGGCGGCCCGCGAAGGGGCGTCGTCGGCCGAACGGGCGCTGTCCGAACTGGACGAGACGGTCGCCACCATCAACGACACGGTCGGTGCGATCGACGAGCTGGCCGACCGAGTCGATCAGGTGACGGCCGTCGTCGAGACCATCGCCGGTATCGCCGACGAGACGGACATGCTGGCAGTCAACGCGACTATCGAGGCGGCCCACGCCGGCAGCGGGAACGGCGGCGACGGGTTCGCCGTCGTCGCCGAGGAGGTCAAGAGCCTCGCAGAAGAGACGAAGGAGTCGGCCGCAGAGATCGAGTCACAGTTGGAGGCGATCCGCGAGCAGACGGCGACGGCCGTCGAGTCGGCCGACGAGGCGGACGCGACGGTGAGTGAGGCGTCCGAGACGATTCAGACCGCCCTCGGACGGTTGGACGATATCCGCGACAGCGTCGAACAGACGGACGACAGCGTCTCCGAGATCGCCCGGGCCATCGAGGAACAGGCGGAGTCGACACAGACCGCCTCCAGCGTCGCCCGCGACGTGCGCGAGATCAGCGAACGCACCGCGGCGGACGCCGACGAGTCCGCCGCGGCCGCGAGCGAGCAGACGGAGATCATCCGCACGGTCGCGGAGCTGTCCGACAGTGTCGCCGACGACGCCGACGATCTGACGGCGTCGCTGGCAGATCTCACTGTCTCCGACGGGGACGGGACGACGAGCCGCACGGGCCGCGCCGGCTCTCCGGTGACCGTAGACGACGACTGA
- a CDS encoding TOMM precursor leader peptide-binding protein yields the protein MNTVSGSYRLGNLPDGFDLDAVVERLADGCRPTAVAELDERAADLLEQLLENGAAVAVDRPPGAVDTNAVRELARYHRQPARVYETAVDTVVAVVGDCSLEPLLRSFGVADVTDEPEAANVTVGVVPEFSDQFAASPATPFVPVFDDEGEVCVGPVISTQTVCDDCYRRRRASTRESPAEFERSRGTPSTLGGLTGAAAGLASIAVICSRRPDGGPLATRQVTVDPVTLESETHGVFPVPGCETCD from the coding sequence TTGAACACTGTCAGTGGCTCGTACAGGCTCGGGAATCTCCCCGATGGGTTCGACCTCGACGCCGTCGTCGAGCGACTCGCAGACGGCTGTCGGCCGACGGCGGTCGCCGAACTCGACGAGCGAGCGGCAGACCTGTTAGAACAGCTGTTGGAGAACGGCGCCGCGGTCGCCGTCGACAGACCACCGGGCGCAGTCGACACGAACGCCGTCAGGGAGCTGGCACGCTACCACCGACAGCCGGCGAGGGTGTACGAGACAGCCGTCGACACGGTGGTCGCTGTCGTCGGTGACTGCTCGTTGGAGCCGTTACTTCGCTCGTTCGGAGTCGCCGACGTGACCGACGAGCCCGAGGCGGCCAACGTGACGGTCGGTGTCGTCCCCGAGTTCAGCGACCAGTTCGCCGCGTCGCCAGCCACCCCGTTCGTCCCCGTGTTCGACGACGAGGGGGAGGTGTGTGTCGGACCAGTGATTTCGACCCAGACCGTCTGTGACGACTGTTATCGTCGCCGTCGCGCATCGACACGAGAGAGTCCAGCCGAGTTCGAGCGGAGTCGCGGGACTCCATCCACCCTCGGTGGCCTCACCGGCGCAGCCGCCGGCCTCGCCTCCATCGCCGTGATCTGTAGTCGTCGCCCGGACGGAGGGCCGCTCGCAACACGGCAGGTCACGGTCGATCCAGTCACGCTCGAGAGTGAGACACACGGTGTCTTTCCGGTTCCGGGGTGTGAGACCTGTGATTGA
- a CDS encoding ATP/GTP-binding protein, with translation MPTVTELSVENFRGIAECAEPVPLGDPTILIGRNNAGKTSLLEALYLLAGDTDPVLQEMRYTRIAGAHGRHLAHQYTGESRINATVDESEMEAIVKSGGIESTIDGRDRRITPETDDQFGIVGEPFSLLFDTETPQARHTDALAERFEEIQTAGIHAAVAEFVGESVDERFTEVLFDRGEIRKAPADGTPFMLDLDDLGRGVVKTIPVYTAVELLEPTLTLWDDLESSLHPTLTENLIQWLVDSPTQAVVSTHSLDVVTAALQADADEMQFLSVATDDGRLRVREFDREQLRRTIENAGHDPRYLPVDG, from the coding sequence GTGCCCACGGTCACGGAACTCTCGGTCGAGAACTTCAGGGGGATTGCGGAGTGTGCCGAGCCCGTTCCGCTCGGGGATCCGACAATCCTGATCGGGCGAAACAACGCCGGCAAGACCTCGCTGTTGGAGGCGCTTTATCTCCTCGCTGGGGACACGGATCCGGTGTTGCAGGAAATGAGGTACACCCGCATCGCTGGCGCACACGGCCGGCACCTTGCCCACCAGTACACCGGGGAGTCTAGAATAAACGCGACAGTCGACGAGAGTGAGATGGAAGCAATCGTCAAGTCTGGCGGCATTGAATCGACTATCGACGGCCGCGACCGCAGGATAACGCCAGAGACGGACGACCAGTTCGGTATTGTCGGCGAGCCCTTCTCACTCCTGTTCGACACGGAGACGCCACAGGCCAGACACACGGACGCGCTGGCCGAGCGATTCGAAGAGATCCAGACGGCGGGGATTCACGCGGCGGTCGCGGAGTTCGTCGGCGAGAGCGTCGACGAGCGGTTCACCGAGGTGTTGTTCGACCGCGGGGAGATCCGGAAGGCGCCCGCGGACGGCACACCGTTCATGCTGGACCTAGACGATCTGGGGCGCGGTGTGGTGAAGACCATCCCGGTGTACACGGCCGTCGAACTGTTAGAACCAACGTTGACGCTGTGGGACGACCTAGAGTCGTCTCTCCACCCGACGCTGACGGAGAATCTGATCCAGTGGCTCGTCGACAGCCCGACACAGGCGGTCGTGTCGACACACAGTCTGGATGTCGTCACCGCCGCGCTCCAGGCGGATGCCGACGAGATGCAGTTCCTCAGCGTGGCGACCGACGACGGACGGCTCCGCGTCCGCGAATTCGACCGCGAACAACTCCGGCGAACGATCGAGAACGCGGGCCACGACCCGCGGTACCTCCCCGTCGACGGATGA
- a CDS encoding sensor histidine kinase — MGTRHAADGKRVPAYLGGVAAAVTLVAVVEAVNRIASGTGGMLLTPAYLVSFGITLPFVVTIAYGAWYLADEPFPPARNRRILGWCVAASGLWTVANLLTMAVLGFTSTWVVIAWIRGAVAFGFGTGLVVGVMEARAVTQAVAAEQARLRAEHAARQRDLVDYVNSLLRHEVLNGVNVVQGNAQLLAESDDAPDRHVDPILRRSEELQTVVREVRTVVESLDADGTPEATDLADAVRTEATKAADLVPDATVTVDVPEETTVYGDNTIGPIVGNLLENAVRHGGEAPHVRLSGSVDGDYARLRVADDGPGIADHDREGLFERPASGTGDHGYGLYLVDVLCEQTGGSVELVETGPDGTVFEVTLPRADAADSFDADGALRGTDTGDTALTDDSVAVVDAGDDTAK, encoded by the coding sequence ATGGGGACTCGACACGCAGCCGACGGAAAACGAGTACCGGCGTACCTGGGGGGCGTCGCCGCCGCGGTGACACTCGTCGCAGTCGTAGAGGCAGTCAATCGGATTGCCTCGGGGACGGGTGGCATGCTGTTGACGCCGGCGTACCTCGTCAGCTTCGGGATCACACTCCCGTTCGTCGTGACGATCGCGTACGGCGCGTGGTACCTCGCCGACGAGCCGTTTCCCCCCGCGCGGAATCGCCGCATTCTGGGGTGGTGCGTCGCGGCCTCGGGGCTGTGGACGGTCGCCAACCTCCTCACGATGGCCGTCTTGGGGTTCACGAGCACTTGGGTGGTGATCGCGTGGATTCGAGGGGCGGTCGCGTTCGGCTTCGGGACGGGACTCGTCGTCGGGGTGATGGAGGCGCGGGCGGTGACGCAGGCGGTCGCGGCCGAGCAGGCACGGCTCCGGGCGGAGCACGCCGCCCGACAGCGTGACCTCGTCGACTACGTCAACAGTCTCCTCCGGCACGAGGTGCTCAACGGTGTCAACGTCGTCCAGGGCAACGCCCAACTGTTGGCCGAGAGCGACGACGCTCCCGACCGACACGTCGATCCGATCCTCCGGCGAAGCGAGGAGCTCCAGACCGTCGTACGGGAAGTCCGGACCGTCGTAGAGTCGCTGGACGCCGACGGCACCCCAGAGGCGACGGACCTCGCAGACGCCGTCCGGACGGAGGCGACGAAGGCGGCGGATCTGGTGCCGGACGCGACGGTGACGGTCGACGTTCCCGAGGAGACGACCGTCTACGGCGACAACACGATCGGCCCGATTGTGGGGAACCTCCTGGAGAACGCGGTGAGACACGGGGGAGAGGCGCCACACGTCCGGCTGTCCGGGAGTGTCGACGGCGACTACGCTCGGCTCCGCGTCGCGGACGACGGTCCGGGAATCGCCGACCACGACCGCGAGGGACTGTTCGAGCGCCCCGCGAGCGGCACCGGCGACCACGGCTACGGGCTCTACCTCGTCGACGTGTTGTGCGAGCAGACTGGCGGCAGCGTGGAACTGGTCGAGACCGGTCCGGACGGCACCGTGTTCGAGGTGACGCTCCCCCGTGCCGACGCCGCCGACAGCTTCGACGCCGACGGTGCCCTCAGAGGCACCGACACCGGTGACACTGCCCTCACGGACGACTCCGTCGCGGTGGTCGACGCCGGCGACGACACGGCGAAGTGA
- a CDS encoding bacteriorhodopsin, with amino-acid sequence MSAHTSIIAESITYSIGAFGLAVGTIVALVAWRLDDQETVPYDDAGYAMLIAIPALAALAYVGMRFDTFAITTNGIQIQTLRYVDWAVTTPLLVGYMAYAAQADRRTVVGVIVADLLMVLLGFVAVLQTGVAVYVLGGLSTIAYFCLVYYLFGPLDRLVRDRGGADKWAVYAKLRNLVGFLWFAYPVVWVLSPPALQVLTRQTTGVLITYMDVAAKLGFVLIATNTAGVFDSLLTGDDDYDTELTTDGGRETGES; translated from the coding sequence ATGAGCGCACACACGTCGATCATCGCAGAGAGCATCACCTACAGTATCGGAGCGTTCGGGCTGGCGGTCGGGACCATCGTCGCGCTGGTGGCGTGGCGGTTGGACGACCAGGAGACGGTGCCGTACGACGACGCGGGGTACGCGATGCTGATCGCCATCCCGGCGCTGGCGGCACTGGCGTACGTCGGTATGCGCTTCGACACGTTCGCAATCACCACGAACGGGATCCAGATCCAGACACTGCGGTACGTCGACTGGGCGGTGACCACCCCGTTGTTGGTCGGCTACATGGCGTACGCGGCTCAGGCGGACCGCCGGACGGTCGTCGGCGTGATCGTCGCAGACCTCCTGATGGTCCTCCTGGGGTTCGTCGCCGTCCTCCAGACTGGGGTCGCCGTGTACGTTCTCGGGGGGCTGTCGACGATCGCGTACTTCTGTCTCGTCTACTACCTGTTCGGTCCGCTCGACCGGCTCGTCCGTGACCGCGGCGGCGCGGACAAGTGGGCCGTCTACGCGAAGCTGCGGAACCTCGTCGGCTTCCTCTGGTTCGCGTACCCGGTCGTCTGGGTGCTGTCGCCCCCGGCGCTCCAGGTGCTCACTCGACAGACCACGGGCGTCCTCATCACGTACATGGACGTGGCCGCGAAGCTCGGGTTCGTCCTGATCGCCACCAACACCGCCGGCGTGTTCGACAGCCTCCTGACGGGCGACGACGACTACGATACGGAGTTGACGACCGACGGCGGCCGGGAGACCGGCGAGTCGTAG